The Mixophyes fleayi isolate aMixFle1 chromosome 1, aMixFle1.hap1, whole genome shotgun sequence genome includes a region encoding these proteins:
- the LOC142137867 gene encoding toll-like receptor 1 produces the protein MSDTGSIRFNHVRTRANYSTKVSRLEKISIMTHPVGTYNGFFLSFLLIYVFLPTNSGKVCIGSQGQPDNIFPLVTELDLNHCNISSLQTCDFFQSYSNLQILDLSHNLLEELSFSVFQFNTFLQHLDISHNRLSSIQCSSLQFIRGITHINVSYNSFETMYLCKEFGSLTKLEHLGLSATSIRRYDFLNIAHQELKTVFLGIERLQEYESGSLQLLNTEKLHVNLPQKFTDSTVLLLDDFNISTTLEISQIMCRENCYNTITRLSRMVKRSRLSKLILSSITMSWYEVSQILKAVWRSSVEYMSIYRFILIKEFEYIYSDFSQGSLKSLIFENIIPLVFLFRGIHPLKIFSEMFVENFTMSDAEITHFFCPPEPSIFKFLTLTNNRITDGIFNQCDNLTTLQFLSLRNNKLEKLLIISYMTQTMTSLKHLDVSHNGLEYKESAFCNWSKSLVFLNLSRNRITDSIFNCLPANLEILDLSSNQLQRVSKEIEKLKALKELNLSLNYLTNIPDCGHINKNLIFLNIEDNLIYSPESNVLHNCKHVNKISIGNNKFWCDCDLRAFASTARILHERLVGWPESYKCELPEKLTGIMLKDFHPAEISCNVYILVGIIMGTMVVLLLLMCFLCKYFDLPWYLRMIFKWFRSKYRVRNINAEVLMGKRFHAFISYSQEDCDWVKQFLIPNLSKGDGSIKICHHERHFIPGKSIIENIISCIESSFKSIFVLSPNFVQSEWCHYELYFAQHSLFGKHSDNLILIVLDPIPQYLIPNKYKKLKAIMKHRTYMEWPKEKSKQFMFWANLREIIKIDFPVEEEEISYFNVALQEAT, from the exons ATGAGTGATACAGGATCGATCAGATTTAACCATGTGAGGACCAGAGCAAACTACAGCACCAAG GTTTCAAGACTTGAGAAAATCAGCATAATGACTCATCCTGTGGGCACATATAATGGATTCTTTCTGTCCTTCCTTCTGATATATGTGTTCTTACCCACTAACTCTGGTAAAGTCTGTATTGGTTCTCAAGGGCAACCAGACAACATTTTCCCCCTTGTCACAGAGCTGGATTTAAATCACTGCAATATAAGTAGCCTTCAAACATGCGATTTTTTTCAATCATACTCCAATTTGCAAATATTGGATCTTTCTCATAACTTGCTTGAAGAACTAAGTTTCTCAGTGTTCCAGTTTAATACCTTTCTTCAACACTTGGACATCTCACACAACAGACTGAGCTCTATACAATGCAGCTCTCTGCAGTTTATCAGAGGCATCACACATATAAATGTGTCCTACAATAGCTTTGAAACTATGTATCTCTGCAAGGAATTTGGTTCTTTGACAAAATTAGAACATCTTGGTCTGAGTGCTACAAGTATAAGGAGATATGATTTTCTAAATATAGCACACCAGGAACTTAAAACTGTATTTTTAGGGATTGAACGCTTACAGGAATATGAATCTGGTAGCCTACAGTTACTGAACACAGAAAAGTTACATGTCAATTTACCCCAGAAATTCACAGACTCCACTGTCCTATTGTTGGATGATTTTAACATCTCCACAACACTGGAAATCTCTCAGATCATGTGTAGGGAAAATTGCTATAATACTATAACACGGTTATCGAGGATGGTCAAAAGATCACGGTTATCAAAGCTAATTCTCAGCAGCATCACAATGTCATGGTATGAAGTAAGCCAAATTTTGAAGGCTGTGTGGCGTTCCTCAGTTGAATATATGTCCATCTATAGGTTCATACTCATAAAAGagtttgaatatatttatagtgACTTCTCACAGGGTTCACTCAAGTCTTTGATATTTGAAAATATAATTCCACTGGTGTTTTTATTCAGAGGAATCCatcctttaaaaatattttcagaaatgTTTGTTGAGAATTTTACTATGTCTGATGCAGAGATTACTCATTTCTTTTGTCCTCCGGAGCCTAGTATTTTTAAATTCCTAACATTGACCAATAACAGAATCACAGATGGgatttttaatcagtgtgacaatctAACCACTCTTCAATTTCTCAGCCTAAGAAATAACAAATTAGAGAAGCTATTAATTATAAGCTACATGACTCAAACAATGACATCTTTAAAGCATTTAGACGTCAGTCATAATGGATTGGAGTATAAAGAAAGCGCGTTTTGTAATTGGTCGAAAAGTTTGGTATTCTTAAACTTGTCTAGAAATAGGATCACAGACTCAATCTTTAACTGTCTGCCAGCCAATCTAGAAATACTGGATCTCTCCAGTAACCAATTACAAAGGGTCTCCAAAGAAATCGAAAAGTTAAAAGCTTTAAAGGAACTAAACTTGTCATTAAACTATTTAACCAATATACCTGATTGCGGCCACATAAATAAGAACTTGATATTCCTGAACATCGAGGACAATTTAATATATTCTCCAGAAAGTAATGTACTACACAATTGCAAACATGTTAACAAAATAAGCATTGGAAACAATAAATTTTGGTGTGACTGCGATTTAAGGGCATTTGCCAGTACAGCACGTATATTGCATGAAAGGCTGGTGGGGTGGCCTGAATCTTACAAGTGTGAATTACCAGAAAAGCTTACCGGCATCATGCTTAAGGACTTTCATCCTGCTGAAATATCAtgtaatgtatacattttagtaGGTATCATTATGGGTACCATGGTGGTATTGCTGCTTCTTATGTGTTTCTTGTGCAAATATTTTGATTTACCTTGGTATTTGAGAATGATTTTCAAATGGTTTAGAAGCAAATACAGGGTACGGAACATCAATGCAGAAGTCCTAATGGGCAAACGTTTTCATGCTTTCATCTCCTACAGCCAAGAAGACTGTGATTGGGTGAAACAATTTTTGATTCCAAACCTATCAAAAGGTGATGGCTCAATAAAAATCTGCCACCATGAAAGACATTTCATTCCAGGCAAATCAATCATTGAAAACATAATCTCCTGCATCGAGAGTAGCTTTAAGTCTATCTTTGTCCTCTCTCCTAATTTCGTTCAAAGTGAATGGTGCCATTATGAGTTGTATTTTGCACAGCACTCATTATTTGGCAAGCACTCAGACAATTTAATCCTCATCGTATTAGATCCAATACCCCAGTATCTTATTCCCaacaaatacaagaaattaaaagcaattatgAAGCATAGGACATACATGGAGTGGCCAAAAGAGAAAAGCAAACAGTTTATGTTTTGGGCAAATCTAAGGGAAATCATTAAAATAGACTTTCCGGTGGAGGAGGAAGAAATAAGTTATTTTAACGTAGCACTTCAGGAGGCCACATAA